In Hydra vulgaris chromosome 06, alternate assembly HydraT2T_AEP, a genomic segment contains:
- the LOC136081361 gene encoding uncharacterized protein LOC136081361 — translation MWIAISDRGMSEPLVRTSKAVAINSSIYINECFEKRLLPFIHKYHGDFNYLFWPDLASSHYSKDSLNWMDQYVYYVDKESNPPNVPQARPIENFWGHLAQKVYEGDWQVSTEQVLIDRIKLKLQEIDLNFLQWHMKGVRAKLRSIADGDVFSYKK, via the coding sequence atgtggATAGCCATATCTGACCGTGGTATGTCCGAGCCATTAGTTCGCACTTCCAAGGCTGTAGCAATCAATTCATCaatctatattaatgaatgttTCGAAAAACGACTTCTTCCATTTATTCACAAGTATCATGGAGactttaactatttattttggcCAGATTTAGCAAGTTCTCATTATTCTAAAGATTCTCTAAATTGGATGGACCAATATGTCTATTATGTTGATAAAGAATCCAATCCCCCAAATGTGCCTCAAGCACGaccaattgaaaatttttgggGACATTTGGCACAGAAGGTTTACGAGGGAGATTGGCAAGTTTCAACAGAGCAAGTTTTGATTGATCGCATTAAACTAAAACTACAAGAAattgatttaaactttttacagtGGCATATGAAAGGCGTCAGAGCAAAATTGAGATCAATTGCAGATGGTgatgttttttcatataaaaaataa